The following nucleotide sequence is from Raphanus sativus cultivar WK10039 unplaced genomic scaffold, ASM80110v3 Scaffold2408, whole genome shotgun sequence.
tcgcagacgacttagatttaagtcgtccagaagacttaaaggtaagtcgtctaaaagaggtcacttttgcaattgaaaattaaaagggacgacttaattctaagtcgtccggatttgtttgttaaaaaaaaaaatttcagacgacttatattataagtcgtctacgaaaaacgggctagttttggcatttgaccgaatcgtgtcagatcttttgactattttctggacgacttataaatcagtcgtctctggaaagtaaaaatttcaatattttattcaaaactaGACGACttcacgtaagtcgtcccaggttagttttgtaattgaaaaataaaacttgaaatttaactttctccagacgacttaactaaagtcgtccagctagacgacttaatttaaggtcgtccgggataagcaaggtttggacgacttaatgggaaaaattctggacgactttgctttccccggacgactttaaattaagtcttctgacggggacgacttttatattatgtcgtctggtaaaattaaaattatgaaatttttatttttcaactacaaaactaacctaagacgacttacacgtaagtcgtctagtttaataaaatattgaaattttaactttccgagagacgactgaattataagtcgtccagaaatagtcaaagatctgacacgattcgggtcaaatgcaaaactagcctgtttctcgtagacgacttatatatataagtcttctggactgtttttttcaccaaacaaagctggacgacttagtttaagtcgtccgtttgaccagaagactcatcagtaagtcttctacatacagatgacttacttgtaagtctttctacgcgaacagattttgaaaaaaattcaaattcgtaccttcaactaggtgagatgactttgtttgcacacagggtcttctccaaccacccagaacctcaaacgaaagcaaccgtaagtcaaaacgaaagaaatatggctccaaacaattttgaatcaaaagcttcagttttttggatgaatatggagagaaagtgaaagaaatgttgtttttagttcataacaattgaaacagagagagtgtaaagagatttacgtgcattaaagggcattaaaagctccaaacagttcgtacaaggttgttcccactattcatggcagtggcaatattgtaaatacttgaagaaaatgaggttgagacagtaaagaagccattttcgaaaaaaaaaaaaaaaagggttaatggcattttcgtagataaaatgcagatgtggggttaaaaactcaaaaaaaaaatgagtcaaaagaaaaggttagttttctgtttgaattcaagttttgagtcacttttgcaataagcccatAAAAGAATGACCATTAAAGTCTACAGACTTTTGACTTGTATTATTATTTGCTTATGTTTTGCCAACTCCATATCTCTCTAATTAATTAGTGTGGAGAGAGTAACTACTCTCCAATCTCCACTTCGTCTGCTCCATTGATTCTACCAAAACCATATAAAGTACTATAAAAAGCCCCTAATCTTGTTACTTTCCTTCATCACCAAAGCATCAAACTGTCTACGGATTCTCCTCttcaaagcaaaacaaaacatttgATTAGTCTTAAAAAAGATATGAAGAACGAATCCACCATCATTGATGTCCCTGCGGAATCCAGCTCAGCCATGAAAGGATCAGCTCCTTTAATTGGTATGGCTAAAGACCACACTACTAGTGACTCAGGTGGATACAAGAGAGGTCTCTCAATCTTCGACTTCTTCCTCCGTTTAGCTGCCATTATTGCATCATCAGTCGCTGCTGGAACGATGTTTACAAGCGACGAGACACTTCCCTTCTTTACACAGTTCTTACAGTTCCAAGCTGGTTACGACGATCTACCAACTTTCCAGTTACGTGTTTATTGAACTCATTAATTGTATTGTTTCCTTGTGCCGCAAGTCACCTAAAATGTCATATGTTGTTTTCAGGTTCTTTGTGATTGCCATGTCCATGATCTCAGGATATCTTGTCCTAACTCTTCCTTTCTCCGTCGTCACCATCGTTCGCCCTCTCGCTGTAGCCCCAAGACTCCTCTTGCTCGTTCTAGACACTGTACATACTCAACCCTAATAAATAACCAATAATTCTAAATTTCCAGTTACTTGCTaatagttaaaatttatatatgatgAAATCAGGCGGCGATGGCGTTTAACATGGCGGCTGCATCATCGGCGGCTGCGATAGCGTATCTAGCACACAATGGAAACCAGAACACTAACTGGCTCCCCATTTGCCAACAATTTGAAAACTTCTGTCAGAAAACTAGCGGAGCTGTGGTCTCCTCTTTTGTCTCCGttgtcttcttcatcatccTTGTCGTCATCTCAGGTGTCGCTCTCAAAAGACACTAGTCAAAAACTCTTACAAACATGTGTTCATTATTGTAGAACAATTATTGTTCTGTTCTGATCTGCCTTGTGTATATGTTGTATTTATCtcttttgtaaaagaaaaatgtaAGTGTGATTATAGCTCTGCTTTTGTGACAGGAAAAAACGAAATGATCTTCTCATATTTCCATATTTTTGTGAAATGAAAGTGTGATTGTAGCTCTGGTTTTgggtatatattattatttgttttctttttgttgcaaCAAGGGATGATGTAATGCAATGCATTAAGGTCCACTTGGTCCAGCCATTTTCCAGTATAGCGCGGATAAAAATTTCAGGAATCCTAATGAATGATTTGGCATCAGTATTCTGATGCTTATTCCTGTAAGTCAACATAACCTTGCAGACAAGTTTATATTCACCTTGTCTGAGGTACTCCAAGCAACATCTTTAGttagtttttaaaacaaaactgtGGAGCTAAACCTCTGCAGCGTTAACATTTCTCATTTACAGCTTCACATTTTAGTATGAGACTAATATAATGTGTACGCTATTCTGAACAGGTTACACGGGTTGGTCACGCAGCTATTCTGGCTGCAACTGAGAGATATATCTATTTTCATACAAATGTGAAAAAGAcctatattttgaaacaaacaaaatacttttttttttgaaaaaagggcTAACAAACAAAATACTTCTGTAAGAATAATGGGTTTATCTTCACATATATATGGGCTTGAGAGATTGACATGATTCTCTAACCCAAATCAGCCAAAAAGATTCTCCTAAGTCGGTGACGTATTTGGTTTCTCATTATGAGAAAAGGAAATAATAcataagagcatgattattgcaaaAGTTATTAGCAAAAGttcttaatacacatatatgtatatatatgtatatgtatatattatatatgtgtatgtaattATTTGTTAAGGACTTTACGGAAATCGAAACCAAAAGTTTCTTAATCATGCTCTAAGACCGACAGAACTAGGAGTCTAAGAACTTCGTATATAAATAAGAAGACATCACCGTTTTGAAGGATCATCCGAGAAAACCCCTAAGGACAAGAGAAGCAAAGAGAGAGATCAAGAGTAGAAGAAACTAAGAGACATTGTTCGAGTCATGTCTTTAAGGGatagagtttctttgatctttttattctttattaGTGTCATGTTTATACGAGAAGAGCGCTTAGAGCGTTTGTGTAAACCcctttgattgatagtggaAGTTGTGGGAGACGGTTCCCACCCCAGAGGTACCGCAAGGGAACTGGGTTAAAAATATTGTGTCGTTTAGTTAAGCAATCAAACGATCGATAATTCCTAACAACTTCTAAAACAACTTATATTATGAAGCAGAAACTCTTTTCATTTTGTTCGGTAATTCATTGACAATAGCTGCGCATAGAGAACCTCATTCCAGGTGTCAGGTACACCGGGTAAGCACCAGTGACTGCAATCTTGAGGAGCATTTTCAGGAACATCGGGACCACGATACCTTGAAGGATGACCATCTTTCCTGAACTCAGTCAGGTATGTAATGTTCATAAACTTAACCCTACTATGTTCATATCTCATTTCTTGTATTACTTTAGAGATATAAAAGTTGTGGACAGGGTCAGattccatcttcttcatatCAATCTCTGGCTCTGTCTCTGCATCACACAAACCACCCAAGTTCCATGTCCCATTCCTACAacacccaatttttttttttaattaataaaaccaGGTTTTAAAGTCTTGTCTGATTCACCCTCTTATATTGTTGTGAAACTGACCTATAATGCACAGGAGAAAGGCTTCTGAAGAAGATATAACTACTATTGGGATCTAGTTTCTGTACAACCCATGACTTCCATGTCTTTAAAGACTTCTCAAACCCCTCCATTACACTCATTGTCTTGTTTAACTTACCTCCCTCCTGAAAATAGACAcctctacaacaacaacaacaacaaagacgGTAAGAGTACTTATCGATCACCTTTGTCTTGATTTTGAGCTCACATGAAGATTCTTACGCGTTAAAGGTTTTGTCCTCGTTCCACCAGTGTCCTGTGTTGAACACCAGAACATCAGACCCGACCCATCTTTTTGACTGCCAGTTAAACTCATCGACTCTAACCGTCATTCTGACGTCTTCCGGTGAGTTCTCAGGTGGCCGACCAATCACAACAAGAAACGGAGTTCTATGATACTCAACGGTTAGGTTATGTTCAGGAAACCGCATCGAAAGGAAGCCCTTGTGCTTGGTTATAGGGTTCCCATTAACTTCATATATCTCAGATTCATTAGACACAGCTTGTGAAAGCATACACAAAAGAGACTCCCATTGGTTCCTTCCGATGGAATCTCCGACGAA
It contains:
- the LOC108837665 gene encoding casparian strip membrane protein 2-like → MKNESTIIDVPAESSSAMKGSAPLIGMAKDHTTSDSGGYKRGLSIFDFFLRLAAIIASSVAAGTMFTSDETLPFFTQFLQFQAGYDDLPTFQFFVIAMSMISGYLVLTLPFSVVTIVRPLAVAPRLLLLVLDTAAMAFNMAAASSAAAIAYLAHNGNQNTNWLPICQQFENFCQKTSGAVVSSFVSVVFFIILVVISGVALKRH
- the LOC108837664 gene encoding protein trichome birefringence-like 8; the encoded protein is MKIAYSQFSRQRREIKSYAYADMDDHQESSSLKQLFSLSSSPFLSTFKIKKHTLFVISLLITFLIFFVIVVDLVGFKPRLSIGFLSKTLTKKPRNNDVCDYSYGKWVRRRKRDVHETYYGEECRFLDSGFRCLNSGRKDSGFRQWRWQPHGCNLPRFNAIDFLERSRNRRIVFVGDSIGRNQWESLLCMLSQAVSNESEIYEVNGNPITKHKGFLSMRFPEHNLTVEYHRTPFLVVIGRPPENSPEDVRMTVRVDEFNWQSKRWVGSDVLVFNTGHWWNEDKTFNAGVYFQEGGKLNKTMSVMEGFEKSLKTWKSWVVQKLDPNSSYIFFRSLSPVHYRNGTWNLGGLCDAETEPEIDMKKMESDPVHNFYISKVIQEMRYEHSRVKFMNITYLTEFRKDGHPSRYRGPDVPENAPQDCSHWCLPGVPDTWNEVLYAQLLSMNYRTK